Genomic window (Ureibacillus composti):
TTTTGATAATTGGGCATCCTTAAAAATCGATTTAGGTATTTATCTGCTAAGTAAATTTAAGTTTGTAATTTTATTGTTTGCTTCATCATTTCAACAGAAAGAATTGTTTAGATTGCCTATAAATAATAAACCGATTGAATGATAAACTCAAACCATAGACCCTTTTCTGATTAAAAAAGAATTAATAAAAAATGGGCGCTTAGATTAAACGCCCATTTCCATTATTTCGCTTTTAATTGAAGTTCGTATGTTGCATCTAATTCTCCACTAATCTTTGTCTTATGATATCGACCAAAGACCCAATCGGAAGCTTGATTATCATACCATTTTGATTTTACATGCTCGCTTTGTCCAGGTGCAACCATATGATATGCACTCGATAAGTCACTTAAGTCTGCAACATATCTCCATGATGCACCGTGATCAACGTTTCCATCACCATCTTCAACTGCTGCTTGTACAGTTACGTTTGAACCTCCCACTGCTTGTTTTGGAGGATTAAGGTAAGTTGCTAAGAAATCATGAGAATTTGAAAGAGGGTGTTCAAAAGTAAGTTTATTATAACTTCCCCATTTCCACTTAGAAACTGATGTACCATACTTTGCTTTTATGTCGGTAATCGTTGTTTCAAACGAGTTGTACACAAGTTGCTCTATACCGCCTGCTTCTTCAACCCAAACACTTGAAGATCCCTCATAAGCATCTTTTAGCATACGGTCTGTTAGTTGGAGTTTACTTGGCATCATGTCATAAACATCTTCTGGCATAGCATCTTTAAATAGTGAATCCTGGATCTCTGACATTAATAAATTAAATACTAAAGGAGCTCCTGCATCTTTATTATCGTATAACTCCCACTCTTCAAGAAGTGTAATAATATCCTGATATTTCCCTTCAGTATCTCTGTCTTTTATCGTTGTTAGTATACTCGGAAGCAAACTTTCTGCCCGTAAGTTTTTCTTATCTGATTGAATACCTTGCATATCGCCTAACTTCAAGTTATCCGCAGATTCTAGCAATTCAACAATTCGTTCATAACGATATGATGGCGCCCAATAATTTGTAATATGATAAGGATATTCTTCGCCAATAATATCATTATTCGCTGTTGCGATATAACCAGATTCAGGGTTTGTAATTGTTGGCAATTCATCAAATGGAATAAAACCTTCCCACCCATATTCAGAGGAATCACCTGGTACCGGGAATGTACCATCTCCTTGCTTTCTTATTGGAACATTTCCACTGGCTTTATAGGCTATTGTCCCATCTGTAGAAGCAAAGACAAAGTTTTGTGCTGGAGCTTTGAAATCTGCTAATGCTGTTTCAAATTCATCCCAATTCGTTGCTTTGTTAAATGTGAGTACAGACTTCAATTCTGAAGTAGGTTCTAAAGCAGTCCATTGAATTGAAAAGACACTAGATGAATTTTCTTCACCATTGATGAAGTCTGAAATAATTGGACCATGACGAGTTACAACGACTTCATAATCAATTGTTTTCCCATCTTTTACTTTAATAGGTTCTTTTCGTACTTCTGCTTG
Coding sequences:
- a CDS encoding penicillin acylase family protein codes for the protein MESNSNSKRRKTRKLIDLIIWIVGLVIVVGGLIVIGIHLYVGNSKPTIEGEAIVTVLDEDVVVNRDGTGVPHIEAKSDADLYRAQGYVQAQDRLFQMDLARRTASGTLAEVVGQDAVDSDKLFRTFSLRNAAEQSYEAYDEETKQILEWYSEGVNAFINEVNGTSKLSYEFKLLGYQPDAWTPIDSLTIGKYMAYDLGGTWTTQAFNHWALQNFTKDQLQDLLIEDSVEAKSIIEANLENPVKVEGQFNTELLPNEFSGGNSWVVSGDKTENGKPLIANDPHSGLSTPSIWYQMHLESPEQNVSGVIIPGVPGILLGHNETIAWGVTDVGADVQDLYIEVPNPEDPTQFKYDGAWEQAEVRKEPIKVKDGKTIDYEVVVTRHGPIISDFINGEENSSSVFSIQWTALEPTSELKSVLTFNKATNWDEFETALADFKAPAQNFVFASTDGTIAYKASGNVPIRKQGDGTFPVPGDSSEYGWEGFIPFDELPTITNPESGYIATANNDIIGEEYPYHITNYWAPSYRYERIVELLESADNLKLGDMQGIQSDKKNLRAESLLPSILTTIKDRDTEGKYQDIITLLEEWELYDNKDAGAPLVFNLLMSEIQDSLFKDAMPEDVYDMMPSKLQLTDRMLKDAYEGSSSVWVEEAGGIEQLVYNSFETTITDIKAKYGTSVSKWKWGSYNKLTFEHPLSNSHDFLATYLNPPKQAVGGSNVTVQAAVEDGDGNVDHGASWRYVADLSDLSSAYHMVAPGQSEHVKSKWYDNQASDWVFGRYHKTKISGELDATYELQLKAK